The proteins below are encoded in one region of Diorhabda carinulata isolate Delta chromosome 3, icDioCari1.1, whole genome shotgun sequence:
- the LOC130891964 gene encoding tripartite motif-containing protein 45 → MMDLDNFSYIFGSFARRRSSQERNGAKRRSIEPTIIQLTPPNSKKPMISVTKTKNNPDISEDTKYQCPMCKKRFEDPRVLPCLHTVCLKCLQQLERADLNIWYDEESEEFRKTDEAGSSKNSSAGSGYLSDKPSDSSTAKGFYCPSCGTYVDIPKGGVSKLLPNYLLLRKITVTSLNDNHNLCSICTSDKSALFRCTVCKLNLCDICEDVHHRQKSSLDHEVLLIDGAKSKMSTIKRLMCQTHPENELNVFCSSCYEVICGGCAVDKHIDHVCEPVSRAIKTHFAKLRLLSERARNLVEESALAAGKLDSVSKQIETRCNEVQDDVEKFIGEYVRSVEDHKLELLEQIKQVRRDKLECVHRERAALRDKLRGARDVSGFLSDLLSDGTDAEILSFVHPVLNRAEMCGDFEAVAEVKLSGSLQFLKEETVKCPNNFFSIYGVLTTQNVSPDNSVLNTAVLQNLRVGKKVEILLETRDNDGLPIERGGDEVIADIRHRDAGVSKSLLVNVKDKKNGNYIISFTPDVPGKLILNVNINKKPVKGSPFPVIVRTIKQHIGIFHCCTFCSSRGNRDAVCGCSGTMPGGYKGCGHGHEGHPGRRHWSCCGIILQYSECTRTKQPPNF, encoded by the exons ATGATGGATTTGGACAACTTCTCGTATATTTTCGGCAGTTTCGCTAGACGGAGATCGAGTCAGGAACGAAACGGGGCTAAAAGACGGTCCATCGAACCAACTATAATACAATTAACCCCTCccaattccaaaaaaccgatGATATCGGTCACGAAGACGAAAAATAATCCGGATATCTCGGAAGATACTAAATATCA GTGTCCGATGTGTAAGAAACGATTCGAGGATCCCAGAGTACTTCCATGTCTCCATACGGTATGCTTAAAATGCTTACAACAATTAGAGCGAGCCGATTTGAATATTTGGTACGATGAGGAATCTGAAG AATTTCGAAAAACCGACGAGGCTGGTTCAAGTAAAAATAGTTCGGCGGGTTCCGGGTATTTGAGCGACAAACCGAGCGATTCAAGTACCGCGAAAGGTTTTTATTGCCCCTCATGTGGTACTTACGTCGATATACCCAAGGGAGGAGTTTCGAAACTgcttccaaattatttattattacgtaAAATAACTGTGACGAGCTTAAACGATAACCACAACTTGTGCAGTATTTGCACCTCGGATAAATCA GCTTTATTCAGATGTACGGTGTGTAAATTGAATTTGTGCGATATTTGCGAAGACGTCCACCATAGACAAAAATCGTCATTAGATCACGAAGTTTTGTTAATAGATGGCGCTAAATCGAAAATGTCGACTATAAAACGTCTGATGTGTCAAACACATCCCGAAAACGAACTGAACGTATTCTGTAGTTCGTGCTACGAG gTTATATGTGGAGGATGCGCTGTAGATAAACACATCGACCACGTTTGCGAGCCGGTTTCTAGAGCTATAAAGACCCATTTCGCTAAATTGCGTTTATTATCCGAGCGCGCTAGGAATCTGGTGGAAGAATCGGCTCTAGCCGCCGGTAAATTAGACTCGGTGTCCAAACAAATCGAAACTAGATGCAACGAAGTTCAAGATGACGTCGAGAAATTCATCGGAGAATACGTTCGGTCCGTGGAGGATCACAAACTCGAGTTGTTGGAACAAATAAAGCAA GTGAGACGAGATAAACTTGAATGCGTACATCGGGAAAGGGCCGCGCTGCGGGATAAACTGCGCGGAGCTAGAGACGTGTCTGGATTTTTGTCGGATCTATTGAGCGATGGAACGGATGCGGAAATATTGAGTTTCGTGCATCCGGTTTTGAATAGGGCGGAGATGTGCGGCGATTTCGAGGCTGTTGCCGAAGTGAAATTGTCGGGGTCGTTGCAGTTTTTGAAAGAGGAAACGGTCAAATGccccaataattttttttcgatttacgGCGTTTTGACTACACAGAATGTTTCTCCGGACAATTCGGTGCTCAACACGGCAG ttcTACAGAATTTACGAGTCGGTAAAAAAGTTGAGATACTACTGGAAACGAGAGACAACGACGGGTTGCCTATAGAAAGGGGCGGAGATGAAGTAATAGCGGATATACGTCACAGAGACGCGGGAGTTTCGAAATCGTTACTGGTAAAtgtcaaagataaaaaaaacggaaattatataatttcgtTTACACCAGACGTTCccggaaaattaattttgaacgTTAATATCAATAAGAAACCCGTTAAG GGAAGTCCGTTTCCGGTGATTGTGCGCACTATAAAACAGCACATCGGCATTTTTCATTGCTGCACATTCTGTTCTAGCAGAGGCAACAGAGATGCCGTTTGTGGTTGCTCCGGTACAATGCCAGGGGG TTACAAAGGATGCGGACACGGTCACGAAGGACATCCAGGACGACGACATTGGTCTTGTTGCGGAATAATTTTGCAATATTCTGAATGTACCAGAACCAAGCAACCGccgaatttttaa